A DNA window from Helianthus annuus cultivar XRQ/B chromosome 15, HanXRQr2.0-SUNRISE, whole genome shotgun sequence contains the following coding sequences:
- the LOC110912930 gene encoding serine/threonine-protein kinase svkA: protein MEDAAALIEATGSRFSNLELIGRGSFGDVYKGFDKEVNKEVAIKVIDLEESEDEIEDIQKEIAVLQQCRSPYITEYYGSYLHQTKLWIIMEYMAGGSVADIIQPNHPLDEMSIACILRDLLLAIEYLHNEGKIHRDIKAANILLTENGDVKVADFGVSAQLTRTISRRKTFVGTPFWMAPEVIQNSEGYNEKADIWSLGITAIEMAKGEPPLADLHPMRVLFIIPRESPPQLDEHFSRPMKEFVSLCLKKVPAERPSAKELLKHRFIRNARKTPKLLERIRERPKFQLKEDASLQEGAKVVEGSDTVKVSRVEETVKVKNAGWDFSIGGSTSTGTVRSSVKPPQIRNRVDVSTNQATVNQPASEIFIEKDTRESFLEENQDYYRDDEDISPVGSGTVVVRPQKSEKSSASSDQRTMSSSSIYTSLEDASTSGTVVYRGQHDDSDSSGTPKSRLGSQERAFSASPEDSAINLAEAKAAIQAGMRKGNVRDKSNLSKVNKDVHERNRPQRSTNSSDSSRDFQDAIKAFAKPRQTSGDEEERLKLSATSASATLSTLLIPSLKEEISEDLGAPVVQTVIRSLVDMEYTKPGSCEFLVTRLLHRLASSKEPSLKNLQEVAIRGFSKGKKVNEQPENVNPEADSKNKQQNKEAQSNANLSPLARFLLSRWQGHTSKDVNAA, encoded by the exons ATGGAAGATGCTGCGGCTCTTATCGAGGCCACCGGATCCCGCTTTAGTAATCTTGAACTCATTGGAAGAGGCTCTTTTGGAGATGTTTATAAAGG GTTTGACAAGGAGGTCAACAAAGAGGTTGCTATTAAAGTTATCGATTTGGAAGAATC AGAGGATGAAATTGAGGACATCCAGAAG GAAATAGCAGTTCTGCAGCAATGTCGTTCACCATATATCACAGAATACTACGGGTCCTATCTTCATCAAACTAAACTATGGATAATAATGGAATATATGGCTGGTGGCTCTGTTGCTGATATA ATCCAGCCAAATCACCCATTGGATGAAATGTCCATAGCTTGCATTTTACGTGACTTGCTTCTTGCAATCGAGTATCTTCACAATGAAGGGAAAATCCATAGAGATATCAAAG CTGCAAACATTTTGCTGACCGAGAATGGCGATGTCAAG GTGGCGGACTTTGGAGTGTCTGCACAACTAACTAGGACAATTTCTAGAAGAAAG ACGTTTGTAGGAACACCATTTTGGATGGCACCAGAAGTAATTCAGAACTCAGAGGGATACAATGAAAAG GCAGATATTTGGTCTTTAGGAATAACCGCAATTGAAATGGCTAAAGGGGAACCTCCGTTAGCCGATCTTCACCCGATGAGAGTTCTTTTCATTATACCAAGAGAAAGTCCACCCCAG TTAGACGAGCATTTTTCTCGCCCAATGAAAGAATTCGTTTCATTGTGTTTAAAGAAAGTGCCTGCTGAA AGACCAAGTGCGAAGGAGCTTTTGAAGCACCGTTTTATAAGAAATGCTAGAAAGACTCCAAAACTTCTCGAGAGAATCAG AGAACGGCCAAAGTTCCAGTTGAAAGAAGACGCGAGTTTGCAAGAAGGTGCAAAAGTTGTAGAAGGATCTGATACCGTGAAGGTTTCAAGAGTTGAAGAAACTGTTAAAGTCAA AAATGCCGGCTGGGATTTCAGCATAGGCGGGTCCACAAGTACCGGGACAGTTAGAAGCTCCGTAAAACCACCTCAAATTAGGAATAGAGTGGATGTTTCTACAAATCAAGCAACTGTTAACCAACCCGCATCCGAAATTTTCATTGAAAAAGATACCCGAGAGTCTTTCCTTGAAGAAAATCAAGATTATTACAGGGATGAC GAAGATATATCTCCGGTTGGCAGTGGAACGGTGGTGGTTCGACCTCAGAAATCGGAAAAGTCGTCAGCATCCAGTGATCAGAGGACCATG TCAAGTAGCAGCATATATACGTCTCTTGAGGATGCTTCCACCAGTGGTACAGTTGTATATCGTGGACAACATGATGATTCGGATTCTTCCGGAACTCCTAAATCAAGATTGGGTAGTCAAGAACGCGCTTTCTCTGCTTCCCCTGAAGACAGTGCGATAAATCTTGCAGAG GCAAAGGCTGCAATTCAAGCCGGAATGAGGAAAGGCAATGTGAGAGATAAGTCAAATCTAAGCAAGGTCAACAAAGATGTTCATGAACGTAATCGACCCCAGAGATCAACAAATAGTTCTGACTCTTCTAG AGATTTTCAAGATGCAATAAAAGCATTTGCAAAACCGCGCCAAACTAGCGGTGATGAAGAAGAGAGACTTAAACTATCCGCCACATCTGCATCTGCTACGCTGTCTACTCTGCTAATCCCGTCTTTGAAAGAG GAAATTTCTGAGGATTTAGGAGCTCCGGTGGTGCAAACGGTTATAAGATCTTTAGTTGATATGGAGTACACAAAGCCCGGTTCTTGTGAATTCCTTGTTACAAGGTTGCTTCACCGACTAGCAAG TTCAAAGGAACCCTCATTAAAAAATCTTCAAGAGGTGGCGATTCGTGGGTTTTCCAAGGGTAAAAAAGTAAATGAACAACCAGAAAATGTGAATCCCGAAGCTGATAGCAAAAATAAGCAACAAAACAAGGAGGCTCAGTCCAATGCCAATTTAAGTCCACTCGCAAGGTTCTTGCTTTCAAG ATGGCAAGGACATACTTCTAAGGATGTGAACGCAGCTTGA